The genomic region GTTGAACCGCATTTCCGGTATGAGATGTATTTGTAAACACAAATGCATTACCAAGGCACAGTGCGCCGTTGTTTATGCTAAAATTAGCTGTCGGGGGCAACACCTACCGGCTGTGCACAACCTGTAACAGATGGTGTGAAAACTGCATAATGCACTTCGCCGCCACTGTGTGTGAACGATTTTGCAATAACCTGCCCTTCGAGGTTTGACTGGTTACCGCTTTTATCAACGTTTGCAAAAGGAGCGAATACTGTACCTTCAATTGCATTACCTGATACAATG from Flavobacterium sp. J372 harbors:
- a CDS encoding collagen-binding domain-containing protein, with the translated sequence MEPGRHRLPELSVHLIYNSYNTTQLNIVSGNAIEGTVFAPFANVDKSGNQSNLEGQVIAKSFTHSGGEVHYAVFTPSVTGCAQPVGVAPDS